GAATTCCACACTacagagaaaccatttgtttgtgacatttgtggaaaagccttcTCACAAAAACATTGCTTGACCATCCACGACTGTATCCACACTGAAGAGAAACCGTATCCTTGTGAAATATGTGGAGAAGCCTTCGGACAAAAACTCCACCTGATCACCCATCAGCAAGTCCACACTGGAGACAAACTATTTGTTTGTAAAACTTGTGGAAAAGCCTTTGGCCAAAAATTCCGCCTGGTCAACCATCAAAGCGTCCACagtggagagaaaccatttgcttGTGACACTTGTGGAAAAGCCTTCAGAGAAAAACACCACATGGTCCACCATCAACGTATCCACACTAGAGAGAAACttcttgtatttgtttgtgacatttgtgaaaAAGAATTCTCTGGAAAAAACAATCTGATTAGTCACCAGAGAGAACACACTGTAGAGAAACCATTAATTGTTAGtgatatttgtggaaaagcattatctcaaaaaggtcCACTAACTCGTCGCCAGAAAgtacacactggagagaaaccatttgcttGTGACATTTGTAAAAAAGCATTTTCTCTTGAAAGTTTGCTGAAACATCACCAGAAAattcacactggagagaaaccttTAATTAGTGAAAAAGCCTTCCCACAAAAACTCCTCCCGGCCAAGCACAAGCGTGTCCACACTGTAAAGAGACCATTTTCTTGTAAAACATGTGGAAAATCCTTCAGACAAAGACTCCACCTGACTGATCATGAGCGAgttcacactggagagaaaccttTTTATTGTGACATATGTGGAGAAGCCTTCAGCAGAAAAAGAAATGTAAAAGTACACCAACAGATCCACACTGGAGAAAAACGATTTGTTTGTGAAATATGTGGAGAAGCTTTTAGACGAAAAGCCAGCCTGACAATTCATATgtgtgtccacactggagacaCACCATTTCAGTGTGACATTTGTGGAGTGTCTTTCTCTAGCAAAAGCAGTTTAACTGGGCATCAGCGCGGTGTCCAtgctggagagaaaccatttgcgtgtgaaatttgtggaaaatcttTTTCTCTAAAGGTCAATGTTCTATATCACCAGAGAGtgcacactggagagaaaccatttgtttgtgacatttgtggaaaagcatttTCTCAAAGCAGCTCTCTGGATCGTCACCAGAGAgtacacactggagagaaaccatttgtttgtaaCATTTGCGGAAAAGCATTTACTTCTAAAAGTGGTTTAAAAAGCCACGAAGAACGCCACATTAGAGAGAAACCATtcatttgtgacatttgtggagaATGCTTCACTTATAAGTACGCTCTCTCTAACCATCACCAAACTCACATTGAGGAGAAAACTCACGAGGAGAAACCAATTGTTTGTGATGTTTGTGGAAAAGTCTTGGAATCTAAACAGAAATTTGACACACACGAATGTGTCCGCCCTGTAGGGGAGCCATTTGTTTCTGACGTATTTTCAGAAGAGCAGTTTAAGTATTCACCAACTATACCTCATTTAtaagaaaccatttgtttgatATACAGTGTATTTGTGGACACTGGAGAGAATTGGTATTTGATGTGATATTTGTGGTTGTGGAAAAAAcataacccccccccaaaaaaaaaaaaaaataaaataaaaaattaaaaaacagcagTCTAAGCAGTAGAGCCCACACttccaaatttgataaaagttCATTTTATGGACTAATCGGCCATGTGAGACctcctcttttcagctgatttcctctttttcggAAGCTTTTCGCTCCTCTTTTTTTCCactttctttgtacaaaatgatGGGATCATTATTGCTTCCTCTTTTTTCTTGCCctattttctcttttcctcttttttcatgggcagttactcacatgcctgaaTGAATAGATGCTCTGAATAAACATTATAGAGTCCCCACTGGTGTGAAAAACAAAGCATGAAAAAGTACTTTTCGGCCCTATGAGCAATGACTTGGATTGGCATCTTATAAAtttaatgattgattgattgattatttgattgattatttgattgattgattgattgactgattatttatttatttatttatttattc
This region of Asterias amurensis chromosome 22, ASM3211899v1 genomic DNA includes:
- the LOC139953656 gene encoding uncharacterized protein, which encodes MNSASKQVEFVCDFNHKGIHTDTRPFLFNIGANAFPQNLQLTNNQPVHTGAKPLTCVICGEHFTNQGALTDHHQIHTGEKPVFCDICGKGFVSEPGLITHHQEFHTTEKPFVCDICGKAFSQKHCLTIHDCIHTEEKPYPCEICGEAFGQKLHLITHQQVHTGDKLFVCKTCGKAFGQKFRLVNHQSVHSGEKPFACDTCGKAFREKHHMVHHQRIHTREKLLVFVCDICEKEFSGKNNLISHQREHTVEKPLIVSDICGKALSQKGPLTRRQKVHTGEKPFACDICKKAFSLESLLKHHQKIHTGEKPLISEKAFPQKLLPAKHKRVHTVKRPFSCKTCGKSFRQRLHLTDHERVHTGEKPFYCDICGEAFSRKRNVKVHQQIHTGEKRFVCEICGEAFRRKASLTIHMCVHTGDTPFQCDICGVSFSSKSSLTGHQRGVHAGEKPFACEICGKSFSLKVNVLYHQRVHTGEKPFVCDICGKAFSQSSSLDRHQRVHTGEKPFVCNICGKAFTSKSGLKSHEERHIREKPFICDICGECFTYKYALSNHHQTHIEEKTHEEKPIVCDVCGKVLESKQKFDTHECVRPVGEPFVSDVFSEEQFKYSPTIPHL